GCTTGAAACAAACTATAGATATCTCCGTTTATGATATTTGCACCCTCCATCCAAGCAAAATGAATCAGGATGTGCTTTGGAGGATGCGGGGAATTTTGCTTTGAGATGTTCGACGGTGGATTCGAAGATTCAGCTTTGCGTTGAGCAATCGCACCAGCATCCCCATAGAGGTATCGCTGCACCGTATATGATCTCCAATTTTCTTTTCACCAGTAATACTTGtagatttgatatatatatatatatatttttttttttcaattaaataaaaattattttagaatcaGGAAGACGTTCAAATTCGTATAGACGGCAAGCCAAACAATTTCCGCAAGAAGAAGGCACGACTAACATATTCTTTGTTGTTGTTCTTGCTCAATTCTCGGTTGCAAAAAGGGTTTGGAAGTTTGAGTTATACCTTCTCCTATGGCAGCCAAGGTGAAAGGGTTCTTTAAAGGATTCAAACACATGTCGCAAATCTTTGGTAAATGTTCTTAGacttttctcatttattatttatatttcacCTCTTAAGGGTCAAAATATGGTTGATTAAGTCAAAGAGAATCTTTCTTTTGATCCTCTCGGGCAGTTGACAAAGAGCATGAAATGGAGATTGGCTACCCGACGGATGTGAAACATGTAGCACATATAGGTTGGGACAATGGCTCTGGGTATTCCCCTAGCTGGGTAAGAACTATGTAGCCAAGCGTGATTCACCCTCATTACAATTGCATTTTCTAATCTATAAACCTTTTATTTGTCTTGGTCAAGTACAGATGACCGAATTCAACACATCCTCTGATCTGTCACCAGCACGCAATTATGGGAAATCCAGGGAGCCATCTTGCTCTTCTCAAGGTATGTCTTACCTCTCATTGCAATTCTGTAGATGAATCTGTCATAAAAAGAAAACTAAACGAGAAATATGTTCGgaaagaaagaataaaggaaGACATCATCACATATATCTTTGATTGCACAACAACACAACATCCTTTAATACACTTCTTGGGTGAGAATAAATGCAAATCTGTACTGCCAAGAGCAGCATTCATCAAACTGCAATGCTTTCAAgggtataaatatataaataaatatatatttatttatgtcatGTATCTAATTCAACAAACCTAATGCACTAACATTTTTTGCAAGTGTTAATACGCTATTAAGAGAAGATTACAAATTGCAAGTGCTATCTGTTATATGAGATGACCTCGACGCGCTTGCAACAGAGTGTCATCAACCGAGAGGACCCCAACTCTCGCTTCGGCCAATCGAAGATGGTAGTAGTCAACCTGAGGTTCCTAAAGATCGCAAGAAAAAGCGGAAAAAAAATAAAGCTTCTTCTCCTCGATCATCTGCCACAAGATCTTCAAAAGTGTCATCCAAACTGAGAGCTTCATATGCCAAAGCAGTCGGAGATGATGCTGAAGCACAAGACCAACGTCGTGGAGTTTAAactacatatatttgtatatgtctcTTGTTTTAATgtgataaaaagagaaaaaagatgtaCCTTTGTGGTAAAGATTTGGCCATGAAGTACTGTTTAAACTTGGCTATCTGTTTCGGAATAATTTGATTCGCCAACTGAACTCTAGCAGTTCTATAGACTACTAGGGCTTCGTTGCTACTGCATCACTTTAACTCCAGCCTGAAGTTCTATGTGgtgaagagaaaaagagagagaaaatctAGCAGTACCATAGATTATTGCTACTGCATCACTTAACTCTAACCTGAAGTCCTATCCggtgaagagaaagagagagaaaatctAGCAGTACCATAGATTTCGTTGCTACTGCATCACTTAAACTCTAACCTGAAGTTCCATGTGGTGAGaagatgagaaagagagagaaaagaaaagaataggAGATGAGAAGGTCGACTGAGAGCTCACAAATGTGATGTATAAATTCGATTATTTGGTACGTCCCGTAAGTATTGGATGCATATGTATACTTGACATCAACTCTGTGCGCTTGATGCTCCGTTGATTATTTGGATCGTAATTGTTGGTACACATGTATCAGTTTCATGTGAATGCAAGTGgaagccaatgaaatgctccataaAGGCCTCATAGTAGATGATGCTAATCCAAACAAGAAACAAGAGGAAGAGAAATCCATGGAGATGGAGAAGCTGGAAAGTAGTGCTTCTGAGACCATCTTATGATCAGTATTGTCTTTTTATATTGGGATATATCAGCAATGGAGCTATCTTACTTGAGATGTTGTTGAGCCTTAAGGATGATTTCCCAGCAGTGAAGCATTCATTTACAAGTGAAGTTCTAATCTGATAGGATTAATTGATGAGAATGTTCATGACAATAAATATATAGCAATGCAACCGGATGATTAGAATGGCTCTGAGAAAAACCAAATGAGTCACTGTCCAACatttataagaaaaataaatttaaattgaaaAACATTTTGAAATTTTAGTGCATGGATGCAACACTGGCCAAATATGATGATTGCATTATCCAAAACGTAATGGATGTGGATTTATATGAATCTGGTGATTATCGGATCCGGTTCTTTAACGTAGTTATCGGGCGAAGCAGACACTGGGTGGCTGCAGAAATCCGACCTAATCGGATGGGGTAAGGGCTGGTGGCCGGTCCGTTTTCTCCGGTTCTTTGTCGAGTTGATCGAACCCGGTCCGCTGTTGCTATTTAAGGTGTTCGTTTTTCATTCGCGGTGAGTAGtgggagagagggagggagagatggAGGGGATCGTCGTGGGGATTCTTTTGATGCTTCTGGTGTTCGCTCTCGTCCCACTGCTTTGGTGGAGGAGACGTCAGGTCGCTTGTTCCCCTCACGACCACGAAGATGAACCGCAGCCGCAACAGGTGATTCCTAATCGTTCTTGATTCTTCATTCGAGGTCTTTTATTTTAGGGTTGTCCACTGTGTTTAGATGTGCTTAGGAAGGATCTTTTGGAACGGGATTTATCATCGGACGCTTTATCCGGGCCATCATCATTCGATTGGAGCTTCCTTTTCTTGTTTGAGGAAACTTTCGATGGAATTCTCGAAGAATCATTGCATGATTGATGGAAAATTTGTAATTTCTCGAGAACGATTTTGTCTTGGAATATTAAAACTTGTTGACTGTGATTTAGAAGAAGGGGGAAAAATCGAACTAGAAGAGATCTGGCGTCGCCTCTGTTTACATTGGGTTTTCAGGATTCGTTGGAACTTTGGGGTATGTCCGCTTCTTGATATATTGACCTTAAATTTCACCTAAGACATGGTGGCTTTGTAATTAGTTTGAATTTCTTGAGATGAAGCTGGTTAGGAGCATCCGAAACCTAGCTAACGAGATTTaaagaatggaatggaatggaatggaagagagagagagagagagagagagagagagagagagatcttctaGGCTGACTTCTGTTTACTTATGGAAGagggtagtggatgtaaagcaagtaaggtagtttgcagttaaggtaaatagtaaaatagaaatgcaaaccgaattatagtggttcggtcatcgtgacctacatccactccactgattccccttccgtcgaggccaccggcatccactaacgatcttccttcaatgggcgaagattaaccaccattacaactcaattctccttttgataggtttagaagagaacctttacaacccctatAACCTCCACTCTTAAACTTcattaacacttagagtttgagaggagtttacacaagattacaacaccatttttttttttcactttatattcttgtgtatgttaactagggatgagaggggtatttataggcctcaagttgattcaaactcgaagcctaaaaatgtctcatcccgggtttccggggtacgggcggtactaccgcttgcactgggcggtaccatcacttgtagcctgacactgggcggtaccaccgcctgatagtctctcggagactgtgtttgggcggtaccatcgcctgacatagtctcggagattgtgccacgatggtgccacttgttgggtcattgtttgggcctttcattgggcccaacacagtctatacatgggcccaactggcccctaattgggttggctcaattccaatcccaattatgtgctaactacgagatagaatgtccggacttccgacgaactctcgaactcccaacgaaatcgcgtccttgactccgagacttcattttgctttatgccttactatcgtagttaatcctgccttGTTAAAACTTACTTcggtctagacaattattactaagctaatcaaatgttgtccattagttcatcgatgctttgtccgattcttcgatgcatcgtcctctcttgcgacctattgtccaatcggatagttgacttccgcaactccgatttccttgacgcaatattcgctcttcttggcccgatgcccgaactcatggcctgaagccttttgtcgatatatcgaccgatccttcgtctcgacgtccaatcttttgacatgtttttctccgacccaacatgattcttcctgctttaattgtctctccctgatcgaagcatcccgcgtcactcaaaacatagatcaaatcataaacactatcaattggtttcatcatcaaaatccgagattcaacaatctcctcattttttatgatgacaacaaattgatgatagagttaaccttaactccctctattaatatgatatatatgagatgaactcttggattcaaaaattaaaCCAACATGTTAtcgtaaacttatgcataacatcatcatacttctgccCCTTTgtaaatcaacaaaaaggagaagttcaactatcaagtgtttagatatacaagttcaaatcattgcattatagacataatctcaagttttatcatcatgcaagttagcaataattttgagttttacaagtttgtaaattttgctagatgtgcatgttagcatgttttgcttcttaagataggcaagataacacttttgcttctcttgagattgcaagctagcaattcttggtgatgttcaagatagcaagttctacatcatgcaagctagcaaaattttataacattttaaaaaataaactagcaatatttgagatgctcAAAaaggtaacttttgcttcttgtatgCAAATTAGCAATCTTGTTTCTTTACAAGTTTTTCTCCTagtaaatttagcaagtgttacatcagaacatgcaagctagtaaatttatatcattttagagtatgcaagatagactattttttgtatcttcttgaaatgtgtaacttaacaAACATTGCttatcttgagatttgcaagatagcacttcttgcttctcttttgagatgagcaagctagtaagtttgcctcttttcgtgatgtgcatgctagcaatttttctctccccctttgtcattggcaaaaagaggggaataacaatacaatggtgcaattcatttctctttatttcaatttacaaattatgacaaagataaagtgtcaatcttatttcaaaatgtcataattgagataaaccttgaattcaaatcaaggcaattttaatcatgattcatatcatatgcaatgcatcatatacatcatcataataaaatcataagtattgcatgcatcattccaaatcaaaaatatttcacatcatgatggtatcaaatatcaagaaattaagatgatgattcataaaacaaatatcacaagttataatcaagagaaaaatcatcattcatttttaactcattcaatttgtcaaatcaacatttcttgggtatgcatgatatcaaaacatgattttaaatctttaatatataacatacataatttcaaactattacaaaccattatcaaaGTAATAGTTTGTTtacataagtctcttctttagtaaatgataagaagaaataatcgaagatagaaaattttttattctcataaaagatagctcaagtagagaaatcaaaaagaaagttcatgattcggttgaaaatttgtcatttaaattcaaatcatcaattttcagaaaattcaatgaaggcaacgtaaatagattcacatgagaactcgattcTTGCATAATGTCTTAATttttcatgaatgccacaagacatgatttatttcaacaaatctcttcttttattaatggataaaagaaacataggagatcaaatgatataatatcttgattcatgtataagaaatcacaagttataaatcttgaaaaatcaagataaagctcatttaaattcaaatcgccaaatcaagattatttattttcaagagattacttaagatagattcatcactaagaatcacttgttgaaaaatcaaaaagctttagaggtattttcaagaaaacatgcattctccctttttgtctttttctttgatttgatttcgaaataccaactgttaggaacgagtcagcactaggggggggggggggggtgaattagtgcagcgaataaaagTTATCATTTCaaaatctcgttgcgattaaatccgtttcggaagatgttaacttgaaagcatacagaagagtatagtggatgtaaagcaagtaaggcagtttgcagttaaggtaattagcaaaacagaaatgtaaaccgaattatagtggttcggtcgtcgtgacttacttccactccaccgattccccttccgtcgaggccaccggcatctactaacgatcttccttcaatgggcgaagatcaaccactctTACAACTCGAttttccttttgacaagttcaagagagaacatttacaacccccacaacctcccctcttaaacttcactagcacttagagtttgagaggagttcacataagattacaatagctttttctttctttttcactctctattcttgtgtatgttaaccagggatgagaggggtatttataagcctcaagttgatttaaacttggagcctaaaaatgtctcatcccgggtttccggggtacgggcggtactaccgcctgcactgggtggtaccatcgcttgtagcctGACATTGGACAGTACCATCGTctaacagtctctcggagactgtgtctaggaggtaccacctcccagactggcggtaccatcgcctgacagtgacactgatggtaccatcgcctgacacagtctcggagattgtgccacgacggtgccacctgttaggtcattgtttgggcctttcattggacccaacacagtccatatataggcccaattggtccctaattgtgttggcccaattccaatctcagttatgtgctaactacgaaatttaagacatttactaagctaaacaaatctgtaagtctaggtttcttccggcgagcttccgacgatcttccggcgaacttccgatgatctctcggcaatgttccagcgaactcttggcaagctcctggacttcacgacgatcttctttgtgagttccgacgagcttctttggcaagctcctggacttctcagtcaattctggtagaactttcgacaaactatcacggacttagctggaattgcctaagtcgtgaggtacccttgcggtaaagacgcgaacttagcttgtgttgcctaagtcgcgaggcacccttgtggcaaagacgtgaacttagcttgcgttgcctaagtcgcgcttcgcctttGCGATTTGCGaccacaaagatcagcccacttgcaacctctcacaggtcccgaagaaccagtaaaagagaaagttgattagttcaaagaacgagcgacggacaagtcccaatgtcttgcgaaaaggggaagctttacaagcaatttagcgagcaccttgcatgcatgtgagaaaaaagggagaggaggaaaacaaggactttaaagggttgaacgaacagctgcaagtccacaaacagctgctcaccgggtgccgagcgcgacaacaagttcccgtcaaggtaacgtgcgaacttacgaaagattgttcaacacccgacactataccaaagccccatcccccatggtgccacccgggtggttccagggtgctgagatggctgacgtttcgcgtgcagcaacgagctatagaaaacagcccgtggcacgcgaaaacggagctgttttaggattgttttgctcagttcggtgagcggtcgcactgtagcgctacaacttgttcgaacttatatttttacaagcaaaagaacttcaaaccaagccaaaacatgctgccaagcaactgtacatgtagatgagagcgacgaacggttcgttgaacatagttgttgtgggtgcgcgatgaccgttcgtgacattctcccccactcaaactgtcgacgccctcgtcgacgcttgttggtagttgttgataattgcttcttcatgtcactGGGCATCTTTGGGTTCCTaattggcttcagttcggggaagctttcgccacttcactaagtactcagtctgctcagctccattgggtagctttatcttgcgatccgctaaaatagtttcaactcgcttctcgtaggagactcTGGTGTGGAGtagtcgagttggaacacttcgggaagcatcttgcggatccgagtggtaggcttttaggttgctggcgtgaagaacattgtgaattttgaaccacgccgacagctgtaacttgtaggagacgttgcccaccctgctgataattgggaagggcccttcatacttgcgcaccaatcatttgtgtactttgttcataaagaattggagtgatgctggttggagctttactagcaccaaatcgccgaccttgaactcttgcggtcgccttcccaagtctgtccactccatcctttttgccgccttctccaagtaagcccgcgcaatatctgcatttcagtGCCACTCCTTTGAGAAGTGGTAGGCTGACAgactactcctagtatacccgattgtcatggtgtgaggagttgacggttgttgtcttgtaatgatctcgaaggggctcttgttggacgcaaagctccgctgcaagttgtaggagaattgggcaatgtctaacaacttcacccaatctcgttggttggcactcacgtagtgccgaagatattgctctaggagcgagtttatcctttcggtttggccatccgtcttggggtggaggcttgtggagaaataTAACTTGGACcctaacaatttgaatagcttggtccagaatcgtcccaggaaccaagcgtctcgatcactgatgatatcgtgcgggactccccaatacttcaccacat
The window above is part of the Musa acuminata AAA Group cultivar baxijiao chromosome BXJ2-6, Cavendish_Baxijiao_AAA, whole genome shotgun sequence genome. Proteins encoded here:
- the LOC135613585 gene encoding CRIB domain-containing protein RIC10-like isoform X2, which translates into the protein MAAKVKGFFKGFKHMSQIFVDKEHEMEIGYPTDVKHVAHIGWDNGSGYSPSWMTEFNTSSDLSPARNYGKSREPSCSSQVLIRY
- the LOC135613585 gene encoding CRIB domain-containing protein RIC10-like isoform X1 encodes the protein MAAKVKGFFKGFKHMSQIFVDKEHEMEIGYPTDVKHVAHIGWDNGSGYSPSWMTEFNTSSDLSPARNYGKSREPSCSSQECHQPRGPQLSLRPIEDGSSQPEVPKDRKKKRKKNKASSPRSSATRSSKVSSKLRASYAKAVGDDAEAQDQRRGV